The Christiangramia flava JLT2011 region TGTACCTCCCAACACTCGGATCGCCAAAACTTCTTTGGCCCCGGTGTTATCTGCTACTTTTAGTCTGGATTCTTGTTGTACCATGATTACTTCGCTCTTTCAATTATTTCTACTAATCTCCAACACTTGGATTTACTCAAAGGTCTAGTTTCCATGATCTTTACAGTATCCCCTTCGTTGCAGTCATTATTTTCGTCGTGTGCTACGTACTTTTTCGTTTTTAAAACGAATTTTCCATACATAGGGTGTTTTACTTTTTTCACCTCAGAAACCACGATAGATTTCTGCATTTTGTTACTTGTAACAACACCAATACGCTCTTTTCTTAAGTTTCTTTTTTCCATCTTTCAGCAGAATAACAATTATTGTTGTTCTCTTTTAGTTAACTCTGTAGCCAGTCTCGCAACCTTTCTTCTTTCAGCGCGCAGCTGAATAGGATTTTCAAGAGGCGATACAGCATGAGCCATCTTCAAATCTGCGTAAGCTTTACGAGACTTACCAAGCTCTTCTTGCAATTCTGCAACAGACAATTCTTTTACTTCTGATTGTTTCATAATTCAAAAAATTATTCTTGATAATCTCTAGCTACAACAAATTTAGTTCTCACAGGAAGTTTCTGTGCCGCAAGACGAAGCGCCTCTTTAGCGATATCCATTGGTACACCACCAATTTCAAACATGATTCTTCCTGGTTTTACCACGGCTGCCCAGTATTCTACAGCACCCTTACCTTTACCCATACGTACTTCAAGAGGTTTCTTTGTAATAGGCTTATCTGGGAAAATTTTGATCCAGATAGAACCTTCTCTCTTCATGTAACGAGTAGCGGCAATACGCGCTGCCTCGATCTGGCGTGCGGTCACGAAGCTGGAATCCATAGATTTGATTCCAAAGGTACCATTTGAAAGTCTATGCCCTCTTTGAGCAAGCCCCTTCATACGGCCTTTTTGTTGCTTACGGTATTTTGTTCTTTTAGGTTGTAACATTTCCTTTTACTTTAAAAAATTACTTTCTACGACGTGATTTGTTTCCACCTCGTCCGGCACCGGATTTTTTTCCTTGGTTCTTAGCAAGGCCAACAAGAGGCGAAAGCTCTCTTTTTCCGTATACCTCACCTTTCATGATCCATACTTTAACACCCAGTCTACCATAAGTAGTATGAGCTTCCACTAAAGCATAATCAATATCAGCCCTAAAAGTTGACAAAGGGATTCTACCATCTTTGTATGATTCTGAACGTGCCATTTCAGCACCGTTAAGACGACCGGAGATCTCAATTTTGATTCCTTCGGCGTTCATTCTCATAGCAGCCGCAATAGCCATCTTGATCGCACGACGGTAAGAGATACGGTTCTCTATCTGTCTTGCAACACTTGCTGCTACGAGGTGAGCATCAAGTTCTGGCCTTTTAATCTCAAAGATGTTTATTTGAACTTCCTTGTCGGTAATCTTTTTAAGCTCTTCTTTTAGCTTGTCTACCTCCTGTCCACCTTTACCGATAATGATACCAGGTCTGGCAGTGGTGATAGTAACGGTTACAAGCTTCAGCGTGCGCTCAATGATTACACGAGAAACACTAGCTTTAGAAAGACGTGCATGGATATACTTTCTAATCTTATCGTCTTCGGCTAATTTATCGCCGTAGTCGTTTCCTCCGTACCAGTTGGATTCCCATCCTCTGATGATACCAAGGCGATTTCCGATTGGATTTGTCTTTTGTCCCATACTCTCTCTTAGCTTTGTGTATTATTGTTTGCTCCAAGCACCAATGTTACGTGATTGGATCTCTTTCTAATTCTGTGTGCACGACCCTGTGGCGCTGGACGAAGTCTTTTCAACATGCTTCCTCCATCCACACGAATCTCCTTCACGAACAATTCAGCATCTTCGATACTAGCATCTTCGTTCTTAGCCTGCCAGTTGGCAATAGCTGAAAGCAAAAGCTTCTCTAAACGGTTTGATGCCTCTTTTTTGCTGAATTTCAAAATATGAAGCGCTTTTTCTACTTTCTCTCCTCTTACCAGATCCGCAACTAGGCGCATCTTTCTTGGCGAAGTAGGGCAGTTATTCAACTTAGCAAAAGCTACCTGTTGCTTGGCTTCTTTTATTTGCTCTGCTCTTTCTCTTTTACGAACTCCCATAGCTTCAATTATTTTTTACCTTTATTTTTCGCACCAGCATGCCCTCTAAAAGAACGTGTTGGCGAAAATTCTCCTAATTTATGACCCACCATGTTTTCAGTTACATAAACAGGTACAAATTGCTTCCCGTTATGCACAGCGATGGTTTGTCCAACGAAATCTGGAGTAATCATAGAAGCACGAGACCAGGTTTTGATCACGGCTTTCTTTCCAGACTCAACATTCTGGGCAACTTTTTGCTCCAGTTTATAGTGAACGAAAGGTCCTTTTTTTAATGAACGTGCCATATCTTATTATTTCTTTCTAGTCTTTCTGCGTTCTACAATATACTTGTTACTCGCCTTAGTCTTAGAACGGGTCTTGAATCCTTTTGCAGGAAGACCTTTTCTAGATCTTGGATGACCTCCTGAAGCTCTACCTTCACCACCACCCATTGGGTGATCGATTGGGTTCATCGCTACAGGTCTTGTTCTTGGTCTGATACCTAACCAGCGTTTTCTACCGGCTTTACCAGAGATCAATAGCTGATGGTCACTGTTAGAAACTGCCCCGATAGTCGCCATACAAGTAGACAGAATTCTTCTGATCTCTCCTGAAGGCAATTTGATCGTAGCATACTTCCCTTCTCTCGCAAGAAGTTGAGCAAAAGCTCCGGCACTACGAGCCATAACAGCTCCCTGACCAGCTCTAAGCTCGATACAAGAAATGATGGTACCCAGTGGAATGTTCGCTAAAGGCATGGCGTTTCCAATTTCCGGAGCAACAGCTTCGCTTCCAGAAACGATGTTTTGACCTACCTGAAGCCCATTCTGAGCAATGATATACCTCTTTTCGCCATCCTGATAGTTCAATAAAGCGATAAAGGCCGTTCTATTTGGATCGTATTCGATAGTTGCAACAGTTGCAGGAATCCCCTGCTTGTCACGTTTGAAATCGATAACTCGGTAACGTCTTTTGTGACCACCACCTTTGTAGCGCATGGTCATTTTACCCTGACTGTTTCTACCACCTGATTTTTTGATCGGAGCCAAAAGGCTTTTTTCCGGCTTATCAGTAGTAATGGCGTCATACCCATTAACTACTCTAAAACGCTGACCAGGTGTAATTGGTTTTAACTTTCTTACTGACATTTTCTAGTCTTAAAGATTACTGTATAAATCAATAGTTTCACCTTCCGCCACCTGTACTACTGCTTTTTTGAAAGCACTAGTTTTACCAGTGATCATACCAGATTTTGTATATCTGGTCTTGCGATCCGGGCGGACATTAATAGTT contains the following coding sequences:
- the rpmC gene encoding 50S ribosomal protein L29, whose translation is MKQSEVKELSVAELQEELGKSRKAYADLKMAHAVSPLENPIQLRAERRKVARLATELTKREQQ
- the rplP gene encoding 50S ribosomal protein L16, translating into MLQPKRTKYRKQQKGRMKGLAQRGHRLSNGTFGIKSMDSSFVTARQIEAARIAATRYMKREGSIWIKIFPDKPITKKPLEVRMGKGKGAVEYWAAVVKPGRIMFEIGGVPMDIAKEALRLAAQKLPVRTKFVVARDYQE
- the rplV gene encoding 50S ribosomal protein L22, with the translated sequence MGVRKRERAEQIKEAKQQVAFAKLNNCPTSPRKMRLVADLVRGEKVEKALHILKFSKKEASNRLEKLLLSAIANWQAKNEDASIEDAELFVKEIRVDGGSMLKRLRPAPQGRAHRIRKRSNHVTLVLGANNNTQS
- the rplB gene encoding 50S ribosomal protein L2; this encodes MSVRKLKPITPGQRFRVVNGYDAITTDKPEKSLLAPIKKSGGRNSQGKMTMRYKGGGHKRRYRVIDFKRDKQGIPATVATIEYDPNRTAFIALLNYQDGEKRYIIAQNGLQVGQNIVSGSEAVAPEIGNAMPLANIPLGTIISCIELRAGQGAVMARSAGAFAQLLAREGKYATIKLPSGEIRRILSTCMATIGAVSNSDHQLLISGKAGRKRWLGIRPRTRPVAMNPIDHPMGGGEGRASGGHPRSRKGLPAKGFKTRSKTKASNKYIVERRKTRKK
- the rpsQ gene encoding 30S ribosomal protein S17, whose translation is MEKRNLRKERIGVVTSNKMQKSIVVSEVKKVKHPMYGKFVLKTKKYVAHDENNDCNEGDTVKIMETRPLSKSKCWRLVEIIERAK
- the rpsC gene encoding 30S ribosomal protein S3, which codes for MGQKTNPIGNRLGIIRGWESNWYGGNDYGDKLAEDDKIRKYIHARLSKASVSRVIIERTLKLVTVTITTARPGIIIGKGGQEVDKLKEELKKITDKEVQINIFEIKRPELDAHLVAASVARQIENRISYRRAIKMAIAAAMRMNAEGIKIEISGRLNGAEMARSESYKDGRIPLSTFRADIDYALVEAHTTYGRLGVKVWIMKGEVYGKRELSPLVGLAKNQGKKSGAGRGGNKSRRRK
- the rpsS gene encoding 30S ribosomal protein S19, producing the protein MARSLKKGPFVHYKLEQKVAQNVESGKKAVIKTWSRASMITPDFVGQTIAVHNGKQFVPVYVTENMVGHKLGEFSPTRSFRGHAGAKNKGKK